In Providencia rettgeri, the following proteins share a genomic window:
- a CDS encoding fimbrial protein: MTLLNKIAPALIIASTFVTPAVFAENQAATITFEALVRAASCNVSSTTEGSMVNWGVFTTQDLASATKGNAIGETKNFHLTLTECSAAKEGDSTVFVHASGSASPFNPSLFANSSAKSLAVELKALDADNLAQDILPNKETQMTVTDTIVKDGFANIPMQARLIMVNQATVGDSLKVPVTFTVSYN; this comes from the coding sequence ATGACTTTATTAAATAAAATTGCACCTGCACTTATCATTGCATCAACATTCGTTACTCCTGCGGTATTTGCTGAAAACCAAGCAGCGACAATTACTTTTGAAGCTTTAGTTCGCGCTGCAAGCTGTAATGTGTCATCAACAACAGAAGGTTCAATGGTGAACTGGGGCGTATTTACAACTCAAGATTTAGCAAGTGCGACAAAAGGAAATGCGATTGGTGAAACGAAAAATTTCCATTTAACATTAACAGAGTGTTCAGCAGCAAAAGAAGGTGATTCAACGGTCTTTGTTCATGCATCAGGCTCAGCATCACCCTTTAATCCATCGTTATTTGCGAACTCTTCGGCAAAATCGCTCGCGGTTGAATTAAAAGCACTTGATGCAGATAATCTCGCTCAAGATATTTTACCTAATAAAGAAACGCAAATGACGGTTACCGATACTATTGTTAAAGATGGTTTTGCGAATATTCCAATGCAAGCACGACTCATTATGGTGAATCAAGCGACCGTCGGCGATAGCTTGAAAGTTCCGGTGACTTTTACGGTATCGTATAACTAA
- a CDS encoding fimbrial biogenesis chaperone yields the protein MVLKIRYFSLLSHFSLLLLASSFSWADGVSLDATRIVYPQGDKSVSIAIKNSHSHVSYLTRTFMTSESQDSNVPFETTPPVFKIAPNSRQEVRVLEKSNNLPKDRESLFFFHATMVAGQSQKVDGDGLNIAYDHVIKVFYRPKNLPLTSDEAQKKLVFQSQGNQLKVTNNSPYYINLAQISINKQKINMSMEKGNTTIAPYSSLQYPITSNMHKGTVIWRAITDLGGTNEFKAQLP from the coding sequence ATGGTACTAAAAATACGCTATTTCTCGCTCTTATCTCACTTTAGTTTATTATTGTTAGCTTCATCATTTTCTTGGGCTGATGGCGTCAGCTTAGATGCAACACGTATTGTTTATCCTCAAGGGGATAAAAGCGTCTCTATCGCGATAAAAAATAGTCATTCACACGTTTCATATTTGACACGGACTTTCATGACGTCAGAAAGTCAGGATAGTAACGTGCCATTTGAAACAACCCCGCCTGTATTTAAAATCGCGCCCAATTCTCGACAAGAAGTTAGAGTATTAGAAAAAAGTAATAATTTACCGAAAGATAGAGAGTCACTGTTCTTTTTTCATGCCACTATGGTGGCGGGCCAAAGTCAAAAAGTGGACGGTGACGGTTTAAATATTGCTTATGATCACGTGATTAAAGTCTTTTACAGACCTAAAAATTTACCCTTAACTTCAGATGAAGCCCAAAAGAAATTGGTATTTCAAAGCCAAGGTAACCAATTAAAGGTGACCAATAATTCGCCTTATTATATTAATCTTGCACAAATCAGTATTAATAAACAAAAAATTAATATGAGTATGGAAAAAGGAAACACGACCATCGCACCGTATTCATCATTACAGTACCCCATCACTTCCAATATGCACAAAGGGACCGTTATTTGGCGTGCGATTACTGACTTAGGCGGGACCAATGAGTTTAAAGCACAGCTTCCTTAA